GGGAAGATGATGATGCCGACCAGCGGGATACCCTATGCTGCTGGCGCTGCCAAGACCGGTATACCCGTCACGAAGTAACCGCGCTCCGCGCAGGAGGCTCGTCCGGCAGGACAAAAACTCTCCTTGACAGCTTAGGGAAGTGGGTCTAGCCTCCTAATCATCTTAGGGGGACACTTGACCACCCAGGCCCAACTTCTTCCCGGCACACTTGATTTGCTGATTCTTCGCGCGGTCTCGCTTGGGCCGTTGCATGGCTATGGCGTGCTTCTGCGCATTGAGCAGATCTCGGGCGGCGCGCTACTGATTGAGCAAGGCGCTTTGTATCCGGGGTTGTTTCGTCTGCTGCGGCAGGGTCTGCTGAAGGCGGACTGGGGAACTTCCGAGAACAATCGCAGGGCCAAGTTTTACGAGTTGACTGCAGTGGGCCGTAAGCGCCTGCAGGAAGAGACGGACAGCTGGAACCGTCTGGCTACCGCGATCGCCAGCGCACTTGCTACGCAACCGGAGGAAATATGAGACCCTTCGCCTCTCTACGCTCCTTTGTTTCGACGCTGTTTCATCGTGCTGAGATTGATCGTGAGATCGACGAGGAGCTTCGCTCGCACATTCAGCATCGTGCCGATGATCTTGAGCGTGGTGGTCTTCCGCGCGCAGAGGCAGAGAGGCGTGCGCGCATTGAATTTGGTGGCTATCAACGACTGAAAGAAG
This Tunturibacter gelidoferens DNA region includes the following protein-coding sequences:
- a CDS encoding PadR family transcriptional regulator — encoded protein: MTTQAQLLPGTLDLLILRAVSLGPLHGYGVLLRIEQISGGALLIEQGALYPGLFRLLRQGLLKADWGTSENNRRAKFYELTAVGRKRLQEETDSWNRLATAIASALATQPEEI